A stretch of DNA from Vallitalea longa:
AAAATACTTTGGTCTTAACAGGTTATAATTTATTGGTCGGCTTTCCTATACCAATAATCTTTGCACTAGCAATTAACCAAATGAGAAATAACAAGTACAAAAAAACATTTCAGACTATTTCATATATGCCTCACTTTATTTCTACGGTAGTAATAGTCGGAATAATTAATCTGATTTTTTCACCTGGAACAGGATTAATTGGTCAGATATATGATTTGTTCGGGGCAAAGGCACCAAATCTATTGGGTAGTACTTCAGCTTTCAAACATCTGTATGTATGGTCGGATATATGGCAACATATGGGATGGGATTCCATAATCTATATTGCTGCGTTATCATCTGTAGATCCTAATCTATATGAAGCTGCTAGTATTGATGGTGCAAGTCAGTTCCAAAAAATATTGTATGTAGATATTCCAATGTTGATACCTACGGCTATGACATTATTGATACTGAGATGTGGTGGACTCATGGCTCTGGGCTTCGAAAAAGTATACCTTATGCAAAATGACCTTAATCTCTTGAATAGTGAAGTTATTTCTACATATGTCTATAAATTGGGAATGAAAAGTTCACAATACAGTTATTCCTCAGCAGTGAACTTGTTCAGTACAATAATTAACTTCATACTTCTGATATCTGTCAACAAATTTAGCAGAAAAGTATCTGATAACAGCTTATGGTAGAGGGGAGGCATAATAATGGGCTATACAAAAAAAAGAAAGAAATTCACTAAGTTCGATATTATATTATATTCGTTATCAATTATTGTACTAATACTTATTCTTTATCCAATATATTTTGTTGTTACTGCATCCTTCAGTAATCCTGCGGCTGTGGCAAGCGGTAATGTGTGGTTATGGCCGAAAGGATTTACTTTGGAAGGTTATACAGAACTTCTGAAGCACAAAGATATATGGATAGGATATAAAAATACAATTTTATATACAATAGCAGGAACTGCAATCGGTGTTTTCGTTAATGTAACTGCTGCTTATACATTATCCAGAAAAGATTTCGTAGGTAGAAAATTCTTCATGCTACTATTTGTATTTACCATGTTTTTTAATGGAGGATTGATACCAACATTTCTTACTATAAAGAATTTTGGACTCTATGACAAGTTCTGGGTTATTGTACTTCCATTTTCAGTATCTGCATTTAATATAATTGTAGCTAGAACGTTTTTTCAGAATTCCATTCCAGAAACTTTATGGGATCAAGCTAGAATTGATGGATGTGGTAATATAAGATATTTCGTTCAGATTGTATTACCTCTATCAAAAGCTATAGTATCAGTTTTGGGACTTTGGATAGCAGTTGGTCAATGGAACTCATATTTTAATGCATTAATTTATTTGAAGAGCAGTAGTCTGCATCCTCTTCAACTGATACTAAGGAATATTTTGATTACTAATAACATGCAGACTGCAATTGGTAGTGGTGAAGCAGCACAGATTGCACTACGAAGGGCTAATCTTATGAGGTATTCAGTGATAGTAGTATCTACACTTCCAATTATGTGTGTATACCCATTTGTTCAGAAATATTTTAACAAAGGTGTAATGATTGGAGCAGTGAAAGGGTGAGAGTTAGTTTTATAAATTTAAATAGAATACAATCAAAATTTATGATTTTCTATACTAAGGAGGAATTAACAATGAGAAATCAAACAACAAAGTTATCTATGAAAAAGACTATAAGTCTTTTAGTTGTAGCAGTATTAATGATTACATGTGTTACAGGATGTGGGTCCAAGAACGAGAAATCAAATGATGGTGGTGCAACAGAAGTTGCAGGAACTGCTGATAGCAATTTCAACAAAGAAGGATTACCTATAGTTAATGAACCTGTAACGTTAACCGTATTAACTACTAG
This window harbors:
- a CDS encoding ABC transporter permease, with protein sequence MLLPSLIILICFSYIPMYGVLISFKDYKGSLGIMGSPWADPWYKYFIKYFNSYQFVSTIKNTLVLTGYNLLVGFPIPIIFALAINQMRNNKYKKTFQTISYMPHFISTVVIVGIINLIFSPGTGLIGQIYDLFGAKAPNLLGSTSAFKHLYVWSDIWQHMGWDSIIYIAALSSVDPNLYEAASIDGASQFQKILYVDIPMLIPTAMTLLILRCGGLMALGFEKVYLMQNDLNLLNSEVISTYVYKLGMKSSQYSYSSAVNLFSTIINFILLISVNKFSRKVSDNSLW
- a CDS encoding carbohydrate ABC transporter permease, whose amino-acid sequence is MGYTKKRKKFTKFDIILYSLSIIVLILILYPIYFVVTASFSNPAAVASGNVWLWPKGFTLEGYTELLKHKDIWIGYKNTILYTIAGTAIGVFVNVTAAYTLSRKDFVGRKFFMLLFVFTMFFNGGLIPTFLTIKNFGLYDKFWVIVLPFSVSAFNIIVARTFFQNSIPETLWDQARIDGCGNIRYFVQIVLPLSKAIVSVLGLWIAVGQWNSYFNALIYLKSSSLHPLQLILRNILITNNMQTAIGSGEAAQIALRRANLMRYSVIVVSTLPIMCVYPFVQKYFNKGVMIGAVKG